The following are encoded together in the Salvelinus alpinus chromosome 29, SLU_Salpinus.1, whole genome shotgun sequence genome:
- the LOC139559010 gene encoding tyrosine-protein kinase STYK1-like, whose translation MSSYSDADSQCQPGNTICDITVYEQEVIIVPVLLLASFLVSLLIVLLLRYWPGKENRRRPTVTLARPHSTSRSSRHTQRQSSKRDLQGIEAPPELNPLEHEELPMSTSTQRDTPATFSAVPETPKERQHGSFNLVTPLPLSFSVKPDDSVTLYRARMDNRDVVLRTLKETVDDSERQSFLGFASFLSELGPHPFLPGLMGVVSLRTPLITVMEELVHRDLLGFLWRCRQDTGVESPCDITEQRIFTMGGQVASALEYLHGQSCIHGNVGARSVLVGRDLTAKLWGLGPAYCKKTQAGTPGELQNIEMRKWQAPEVLARRPVSQSSDVWSFGILLHEIVTLGDPPFPKVMAGDLLQYLQRGKTQKRPANCSNSLYSIIKSCGQFTPHERPALAEVIQKLQSGEKSANNRTVIRVPEPLDIEQYLREAGYGEAYNYIVL comes from the exons ATGTCATCCTACTCTGACGCCGATAGTCAGTGTCAACCGGGGAACACCATCTGTG ataTCACAGTGTATGAACAGGAAGTGATCATCGTGCCCGTCCTGCTCCTAGCAAGCTTCCTGGTCTCTCTGCTAATCGTTCTCCTGCTGAGGTACTGGCCTGGAAAGGAAAACCGCAGACGACCCACAGTAACCCTAGCCCGACCACACAGCACCAGCAGgtcaagcagacacacacagaggcaaaGTTCCAAACGGGACCTACAGGGCATTGAGG CTCCTCCTGAGCTGAACCCTCTGGAGCATGAGGAGTTACCTATGAGCACCTCGACCCAGCGTGACACCCCAGCCACGTTTTCTGCCGTACCGGAGACGCCCAAAGAGAGACAACATGGCTCTTTCAACCTGGTCACTCCGctgcccctctccttctccgtcaaACCGGACGACTCTGTCACCCTCTACAGGGCAAGGATGGACAACAGAGACGTGGTTCTACGGACACTTAAAG AAACAGTCGATGACAGCGAGCGCCAGTCCTTCCTGGGCTTTGCCTCCTTCCTGTCTGAGCTGGGGCCCCACCCCTTTCTGCCTGGTCTGATGGGCGTGGTCTCCCTACGTACACCCCTCATAACCGTGATGGAGGAACTGGTGCACAGGGACCTGCTGGGGTTCCTATGGAGGTGTCGACAG GACACAGGTGTGGAGTCCCCATGCGATATCACAGAGCAGCGCATCTTCACCATGGGAGGACAAGTGGCTTCTGCtctg GAATACCTGCACGGTCAGAGCTGTATCCATGGCAACGTTGGAGCTCGGAGCGTTCTGGTTGGTCGAGACCTAACGGCTAAACTGTGGGGATTGGGTCCAGCATACTGTAAGAAAACACAAGCAGGAACTCCAGGAGAGCTGCAGAACATTGAGATGAGGAAGTGGCAGGCTCCAGAAGTATTGGCAAGGAGACCTGTCAGTCAAAGCAGTGACGT CTGGTCTTTTGGTATCCTGCTCCATGAAATAGTGACACTAG GTGACCCACCATTCCCTAAAGTCATGGCCGGTGATCTTCTCCAATACCTCCAGAGAGGAAAGACTCAAAAGAGACCAGCTAATTGTTCTAACTCACT GTATTCCATAATCAAGTCCTGCGGCCAGTTCACTCCACACGAGCGCCCTGCATTGGCTGAGGTGATCCAGAAGCTCCAATCAGGAGAGAAGAGTGCCAACAATAGGACAGTTATTCGAGTGCCTGAGCCACTGGACATTGAGCAGTACCTGCGGGAGGCGGGATATGGAGAGGCGTACAATTACATTGTTCTCTGA